The window CAGATTATTGTCGCGGACTTTCTCGATTTCGGTGGTGAGCGAGCAATGGCGTTTAACATCATTATCCAACTAGGGGCGATCCTGGCCGTCGTCTGGGAGTTCCGGCGCAAGATCCTCGAAATCGTCAGTGGATTGCCGACCCAGCGGAATGCGCAACGTTTTACCTTGAATCTATTGATTGGATTTATGCCTGCCGTTGTTCTCGGGGTACTGTTCGCCGATAAAATTCACGAATACCTGTTCAACCCGATAACTGTAGCGGTGGCGCTGGTCTTGGGTGGCATCGTCATGTTGTGGGCTGAGCGCCGCGACCATGTGGTGTACGTCGACCACGTCGACGATATGCGCTGGACCGACGCCCTCAAAGTCGGTTTCGCGCAATGCCTGGCGATGATACCGGGCACTTCGCGCTCGGGATCGACCATTATCGGCGGGCTGCTGTTTGGTCTGTCACGCAAGGCTGCGACTGAGTTCTCGTTCTTTCTGGCGATGCCAACCATGGTCGGCGCCGCCGTTTATTCCGGGTATAAATACCGGGACCTGTTCCAGGCCGGCGACTTGCCGGTCTTCGCCTTGGGCTTCGTGACGGCGTTCGTGTTCGCCATGCTCGCGGTACGCGGTTTACTGAAGTTCATCGCCAGCCACAGCTACGCCGCATTCGCCTGGTATCGAATTGTTTTCGGCTTGCTGATTCTGGCGACGTGGGTATTCGGTTGGGTCAACTGGACTGAAGCGGCGGCGCTCTGAACACCGGCACCAGGTTGCGTGAGCTGCAACCTGGTGCTCAATCAGCGCTTAACGCCCTTCAAGCAACTGCGCCGCCTGATCCAGCAAGGCCAACGGATCTTTGGCCTTGTGGATATCCACCGACAACAGCTGCCGAAACTTGCGCGCCCCCGGAAAACCGGTGCCCAGCCCCAACACGTGTCGCGTGATGTGGTGCATCGAGCCGCCCGCAGCGATGTGCGCGGCGATGTAAGGCCGCAACTGCGCCAGTGCTTCGGCGCGAGTGATCACCGGCGCCGTGCTGCCGAACAACTGCTGATCCACTTCGGCCATCACATAAGGATTGTGATAAGCCTCGCGGCCGAGCATCACGCCGTCGAACGTCTGCAAATGCTCATGGCAGGCTTCCAGCGTCTTGATCCCGCCGTTGAGAATAATTTCCAGGTCCGGAAAATCCGCCTTCAACCGCGCCGCCACGTCATAACGCAGCGGTGGAATGTCACGGTTCTCCTTCGGCGACAACCCCTCCAGAATCGCGATCCGCGCATGCACGGTAAAACTCGTGCACCCGGCCTCGCGAACCGTGCCGACGAAATCACACAGCTCCTCGTAGCTGTCACGCCCATTGATGCCGATGCGGTGCTTCACCGTCACCGGAATCGACACCGCATCACGCATTGCCTTCACACAATCGGCCACCAACTGCGGATGCCCCATCAGGCACGCGCCGATCATGTTGTTCTGCACCCGATCACTCGGGCAACCGACATTCAGGTTCACCTCGTCGTAGCCGTGCTCCTGAGCCATGCGTGCACACGCGGCCAGGTCCAGAGGGACGCTACCACCAAGCTGCAAGGCGAGCGGGTGCTCGGCCTCGTCATGGCGCAGGAAACGCTCGTGATCGCCATTGAGCAGGGCACCGGTGGTGACCATTTCTGTGTAGAGCAGGGCGTTTTTCGACAGCAGGCGCAGGAAGAAGCGGCAATGGCGGTCGGTCCAATCCATCATCGGCGCCACACTGAAGCGGCGGAATGGCTCAGAACGGGCGGGGCTAGTGTTTACGGGCGCTTCAGGTTTTTCGAAGTTCATTGATACTGATCTTTTATACAGCGGTTTTTACCCATTTTTCCTTGTTTTCTGAAGCCGGTTGCTACAATGTAGCAAGCGAATTCGGCAATGTAGCAACTGGAAATGGGCACGATCACATCACGCAAGCGCAAGGACAACTCGACGGCCTACACGGCGCAGATTCGGATCAATCGGGATGGGAAGACAGTTTATCAGGAAAGCCAGACCTTCGACCGCAAGCAGGTGGCACAGGCCTGGATCAAGCGGCGCGAAACGGAGCTGGCGGAACCTGGTGCCATCGCGCGCGCGAACCGCAAGGGTGTGACGATCAAGAAGATGATCGAGCAGTACCTGGACGAGTACGAAAAGATTCGGCCATTGGGTAAAACCAAGAAGGCAACGCTGAACGCCATCAAGGACACTTGGCTGGGTGAGCTCGATGACTCGGCCCTGACCAGTCAGAAGCTGGTGGAGTTCGCGCAATGGCGAATGAGCAAGGCAGGTGGTGGTGTCCAGGCGCAAACGGTGGGGAACGACCTGTCGCACCTAGGGGCGGTGCTTTCGGTGGCGCGGCCGGCCTGGGGATATGAGGTGGATGCGCTGGCCATGTCGGATGCGCGCAAAGTATTGCGCAAGCTAGGCATGGTCAGCAAAAGCAAGGAGCGCAACCGCCGGCCGACCCTGGAGGAGCTGGACAAGCTGATGGCGCATTACTTTGAAATGCAGACGCGGCGTAAAGCCCAGATCGACATGCCAAAGCTGATCGCCTTTGCGCTCTTTTCGACGCGCCGGCAGGAAGAAATCACGCGGATTCGCTGGGAGGATCTCGACGAAACCCGGCAGGCGGTTTTAGTGCGGGACATGAAAAACCCCGGGCAGAAGATTGGCAATAACGTGTGGTGTCATCTGCCAGATGAGGCGTGGGCGATTCTTCAGTCGATGCCTAAGGTGGAGAGGGAGATCTTTCCCTACAATGCCAGATCAGTGTCAGCGTCCTTCACGCGGGCCTGCCCGATGCTAGGCATTGAAGACCTGCATTTCCATGACCTGCGACACGAAGGGGTCAGTCGACTGTTTGAGATGGACTGGGACATCCCGAGGGTGTCGAGTGTTTCGGGGCATCGTGATTGGAACTCATTGAGGCGATATACACACTTACGAGGGAGGGGTGATATCTACCTAAGTTGGAAATGGTTGTCTATATTGACTAGGTAATTGCAGATGTTAGCTGGTATTATGCCAGTAAAGTTGCTCGTTTACTTATAGGGGTTTGGGGTGAGTCTAATGAAATTGCTTAATACTCCGCGCTGGGAAACATACAAAAGTTTTTATCAGATTACGGTATTTCGATATTTGACAATGTGGTTTTCAATTGTTCCTATTTTGGCGGGGATTCTTAGTCAGCTGCCAGAGTATATTCCGATAAATATAAGTGGTGCGACTTATAATTTAGCGCTCAAGTTGCCATTTAATTGGCTGTTGTTGTGGGCTTCATCGTTTTTCTTTTTGATTTCTTTTGTTATCTATGTGGTGCGGTGCCCTGCGTTTATCAAGCAATATAACAAATTTTCAGATTACTCAAGCTATGGTCATGACAAGCGCTGGGTTTCTTGGTTGGCAAAGGATCTAGTTGAGGAGGGGGCAGAATTACAAAAATTTATTTCTAGGCTTAATAGTAAGCAGTATTTAACGAGGCACTCGAGAGATTTTGTCATTCCTCAGAATAATCCGGAGGTTGGTACGGAGCAAACGATTTATTATATGAGCGTAGAAGGGAAGATTTATTCACTTGGAATGCCAAGGTTGGGAGAGGGGGAGGCAGATAAAGATGCCGAGCGAGCCATATTTTGGGAGATTTTTGGGCGTTATTCTAACTCGAGAAAATGGGCGCGAAACTGTATTAGGTTTTTCCTGTTGTTAAGCCTTTTGGCGTTTATCGCTGTTTTTGTTCAGCATGTTGTTAGTGGCCTTGTTTATCTTGTGCCGTGGCTAGAAAAATATGCTCCATGGTTGGCAAATGCTATTATGTGGCTTGCGAATTTTGTGCGATGAGAAAAATTTATAAATATTCCGCCGCAATAACTAGTCAGTTGGCTTTTTGCGCTACTCCTTTGAGGCTTGATAGTTACAATCATTGTCAATTTAGTTGTGGGTATTGCTTTGCTCGTACTCGTGAAGGATATGGGCGTGATGAGAAATTACAAATAGCCAACCCAGAGCGGTTGAAAAAACGGCTCAAAAGAGTTGCTGATGGGGTAGTTCGTTCTGCGCTCGATGAGTTTATTCAAATGAGAATCCCCTTTCAGTTGGGAGGGATGGCTGACCCGTTTTCTCCAATTGAGCTGAAAGAGAGGCGCACGCTCCAATACATACGTATTCTCAATGAGTACGACTATCCATTTATAATCAGCACAAAAAGTAGCCTTCCGGGTACTATCGAGTACACGGATGCGCTAAGTGAATCTAATGGTTACGTTCGGTTTTCAACGACTGTGGTTTCTGAAAATTTAAGAGCGTCAATAGATAAAGGATGTCCACCTATTCGCGATATTGCGGAGGCTGCGGAGAGGTTGTCTGCGCTCAATGTTCCGGTTTGTTTTCGGATGCAACCAATAATACCAGGTCACGAAGATAATTTTGATGGGCTATTGGCCTTGGCCCGAAATGTAGGTGTCAAGCACATATCGGCAGAATATCTCAAGGTGCCTCTTGAGGGTAATGTTAACTTCAGTCCGTCGTTGTTAGAATTATTAGGTGGGCAGCCGGTTTCAACATATATAAAGTTGGGGTCTCGTAAGCAAGGTAGTGAATATGCGCTTCCGCTATCATATCGCGCTGCGCACCTAATCTACATGCGAGGAGAAGCTAAGGCAGCAGGTATTACGTTCGGTTTTGCTGATAACGAATTGTTACTGCACTCTGACGGAGGATCTTGTTGCAGTGCTTCTGATTTGTATTTGAGAAATGCGAGTTTCTTTTCCGCAAATATTGTGGCATTAGCAAAGAAAAAAATGATAGGTGAA of the Pseudomonas sp. MAG733B genome contains:
- a CDS encoding undecaprenyl-diphosphate phosphatase, producing the protein MDFWTTVTVLILGAVEGLTEFLPISSTGHQIIVADFLDFGGERAMAFNIIIQLGAILAVVWEFRRKILEIVSGLPTQRNAQRFTLNLLIGFMPAVVLGVLFADKIHEYLFNPITVAVALVLGGIVMLWAERRDHVVYVDHVDDMRWTDALKVGFAQCLAMIPGTSRSGSTIIGGLLFGLSRKAATEFSFFLAMPTMVGAAVYSGYKYRDLFQAGDLPVFALGFVTAFVFAMLAVRGLLKFIASHSYAAFAWYRIVFGLLILATWVFGWVNWTEAAAL
- the dusA gene encoding tRNA dihydrouridine(20/20a) synthase DusA, producing MNFEKPEAPVNTSPARSEPFRRFSVAPMMDWTDRHCRFFLRLLSKNALLYTEMVTTGALLNGDHERFLRHDEAEHPLALQLGGSVPLDLAACARMAQEHGYDEVNLNVGCPSDRVQNNMIGACLMGHPQLVADCVKAMRDAVSIPVTVKHRIGINGRDSYEELCDFVGTVREAGCTSFTVHARIAILEGLSPKENRDIPPLRYDVAARLKADFPDLEIILNGGIKTLEACHEHLQTFDGVMLGREAYHNPYVMAEVDQQLFGSTAPVITRAEALAQLRPYIAAHIAAGGSMHHITRHVLGLGTGFPGARKFRQLLSVDIHKAKDPLALLDQAAQLLEGR
- a CDS encoding site-specific integrase, whose amino-acid sequence is MGTITSRKRKDNSTAYTAQIRINRDGKTVYQESQTFDRKQVAQAWIKRRETELAEPGAIARANRKGVTIKKMIEQYLDEYEKIRPLGKTKKATLNAIKDTWLGELDDSALTSQKLVEFAQWRMSKAGGGVQAQTVGNDLSHLGAVLSVARPAWGYEVDALAMSDARKVLRKLGMVSKSKERNRRPTLEELDKLMAHYFEMQTRRKAQIDMPKLIAFALFSTRRQEEITRIRWEDLDETRQAVLVRDMKNPGQKIGNNVWCHLPDEAWAILQSMPKVEREIFPYNARSVSASFTRACPMLGIEDLHFHDLRHEGVSRLFEMDWDIPRVSSVSGHRDWNSLRRYTHLRGRGDIYLSWKWLSILTR
- a CDS encoding radical SAM protein, which produces MRKIYKYSAAITSQLAFCATPLRLDSYNHCQFSCGYCFARTREGYGRDEKLQIANPERLKKRLKRVADGVVRSALDEFIQMRIPFQLGGMADPFSPIELKERRTLQYIRILNEYDYPFIISTKSSLPGTIEYTDALSESNGYVRFSTTVVSENLRASIDKGCPPIRDIAEAAERLSALNVPVCFRMQPIIPGHEDNFDGLLALARNVGVKHISAEYLKVPLEGNVNFSPSLLELLGGQPVSTYIKLGSRKQGSEYALPLSYRAAHLIYMRGEAKAAGITFGFADNELLLHSDGGSCCSASDLYLRNASFFSANIVALAKKKMIGELITFNDFIGEWMPQSSIATYLNSKSRLEKTDLESAKWITYLRAIWSGNYGLYSPSYFDGVIDTGKNDLAGLPIYMRALSEFEISMGFALPVKCLEHISI